One genomic window of Candidatus Pseudobacter hemicellulosilyticus includes the following:
- a CDS encoding GAF domain-containing protein, with the protein MAEDLQIAQGTKAEQYRALIPQIKGLLTGEPDLIANLANVVAALREQFGWFWIGFYLVKLEELVLGPFQGPVACTRIRYGKGVCGSSWQQARTLVVPDVEQFPGHIACSSLSRSEIVVPVIRNGVVVAVLDVDSAELDSFDTTDQQFLEEIVGLINFSEK; encoded by the coding sequence ATGGCTGAAGACCTCCAGATAGCTCAGGGAACAAAAGCAGAACAGTATCGCGCACTGATACCGCAGATCAAAGGTTTGTTGACCGGTGAGCCGGATCTCATCGCCAACCTGGCCAATGTGGTAGCTGCGTTGCGGGAACAGTTCGGCTGGTTCTGGATCGGTTTTTACCTGGTGAAACTGGAGGAACTGGTGCTTGGGCCTTTTCAGGGTCCGGTTGCGTGTACGCGTATCCGTTATGGGAAAGGGGTATGCGGTAGCAGCTGGCAACAAGCCAGGACATTGGTGGTTCCGGATGTGGAGCAGTTCCCGGGACATATTGCCTGCAGCAGTTTGTCGCGTTCTGAGATTGTAGTGCCGGTAATCCGGAATGGGGTAGTGGTGGCTGTACTGGATGTTGACAGTGCTGAGCTGGATAGTTTTGATACCACTGACCAGCAGTTCCTGGAGGAAATAGTTGGGCTGATCAATTTTAGCGAGAAATAA
- the nadA gene encoding quinolinate synthase NadA, translating to MADINIAAAKENVEQRGFLDLEVDPGLDLFREIEKLKKEKNAIVLAHYYQEADIQDVADFLGDSLGLAQQAEKTDADIIVFAGVHFMAETAKILNPTKKVLLPDLKAGCSLADSAPPILFKKFRDQYPDHIVISYINCSAGIKALSDIIVTSSNAEKIVESVPRDQPIIFAPDKNLGAYLVKKTGRDMVLWNGACMVHEIFSLEKITKLKMRHPKAKLIAHPECEEPLLRMADYIGSTTALLKFTQKDDALEYIVATETGILHQMEKQSPHKTFIPAPPDNSCACNDCPHMKLNTLEKLYLCMKYELPEIHMDETLRLAARKPIERMLEISARHGL from the coding sequence ATGGCAGATATTAACATTGCTGCAGCAAAAGAAAATGTTGAGCAAAGAGGGTTCCTCGATCTCGAGGTGGATCCAGGCCTGGACCTTTTCCGCGAAATTGAAAAATTGAAAAAGGAAAAGAATGCCATCGTCCTGGCGCACTACTACCAGGAAGCGGATATCCAGGATGTTGCCGATTTTCTCGGCGATAGCCTGGGCCTGGCCCAGCAGGCGGAGAAGACCGATGCCGACATTATCGTGTTTGCAGGGGTTCACTTCATGGCCGAGACTGCCAAGATCCTGAACCCGACGAAGAAAGTGTTACTGCCAGACCTGAAAGCCGGTTGCTCCCTGGCCGACAGCGCCCCGCCCATCCTGTTCAAGAAATTCCGCGACCAATACCCGGATCACATCGTGATCAGCTACATCAACTGCTCCGCCGGTATCAAAGCGCTGAGTGATATCATCGTCACCTCCAGCAATGCCGAGAAGATCGTGGAGTCTGTTCCCAGAGATCAGCCCATCATCTTTGCTCCCGATAAGAACCTGGGCGCCTACCTGGTGAAGAAGACCGGCCGGGATATGGTGCTCTGGAACGGCGCCTGTATGGTCCATGAGATTTTCAGCCTGGAAAAGATCACCAAGCTGAAAATGCGCCATCCAAAAGCAAAACTGATCGCTCACCCGGAATGCGAAGAGCCGTTGCTCCGCATGGCCGACTATATCGGGTCTACTACCGCTCTCCTGAAATTCACCCAGAAGGACGATGCGCTGGAATACATCGTGGCTACGGAAACCGGCATCCTGCACCAGATGGAAAAACAATCTCCGCACAAAACTTTTATTCCTGCACCGCCGGATAACAGCTGCGCCTGCAACGACTGCCCACACATGAAGCTGAATACATTAGAAAAATTATATCTATGTATGAAGTATGAATTGCCTGAGATCCACATGGATGAAACGCTAAGACTCGCTGCCCGTAAGCCTATTGAGCGAATGCTGGAGATCAGCGCCCGTCATGGACTATAA
- a CDS encoding response regulator transcription factor — translation MIKIVLYEDNPQLREGLTMLLNGSEGFEVIGAYKNCNNVVQEIEALLPDVVLMDIDMPGTNGIEGLKQIRQFNMDVKILMLTVFDDNKNVFDAVKNGASGYLLKKTPPAKLLEYIQEAHTGGAPMSSSIATQVLKMFSQIHHNTSSNYYLSDREKEVLQLLVNGYSYKMIAAEMFISIDTVRSHIKKIYEKLHVNSKSEAVAKAFKDRII, via the coding sequence ATGATCAAAATTGTATTATACGAAGACAATCCACAGTTGCGGGAAGGACTGACCATGCTGCTCAATGGCTCGGAGGGTTTTGAGGTAATTGGCGCTTATAAGAATTGCAACAATGTAGTCCAGGAAATTGAAGCGCTCCTGCCGGATGTGGTGCTGATGGATATTGATATGCCCGGCACTAATGGGATTGAGGGATTGAAGCAGATCCGGCAATTCAATATGGATGTAAAGATCCTGATGCTGACGGTTTTTGATGACAACAAAAATGTATTTGACGCAGTGAAGAACGGCGCCAGCGGATACCTGCTCAAAAAGACCCCGCCGGCGAAATTGCTGGAATATATCCAGGAGGCCCATACCGGTGGCGCGCCTATGAGCTCCAGCATTGCCACCCAGGTACTGAAGATGTTCTCCCAGATCCATCATAATACCAGCAGCAATTATTATTTGTCGGACCGTGAAAAGGAAGTGCTGCAATTACTGGTCAATGGCTACAGCTACAAGATGATAGCGGCCGAGATGTTCATCTCCATCGATACGGTTCGTTCCCATATCAAAAAGATCTACGAGAAATTGCATGTTAATTCCAAAAGTGAAGCCGTAGCCAAGGCGTTCAAGGACAGGATCATTTAG
- a CDS encoding DUF2807 domain-containing protein — MKQQLTLIMLMTSMLFATAGKAAGGPSDTEKRYWVANAGYNSIVIRNNVNVVLIEDSSTLLSIEGPEQCTRNVELKVENNTLTISSKRAAAGRHITVYVPVRKLQRITVKGESQVKTIGILDSEKLHLRIEGECQINVLVRGRTTVDNDDEHSFGYLVHKRFSLRKKEYNASYDTADPDH, encoded by the coding sequence ATGAAACAACAATTAACCTTGATCATGCTGATGACAAGCATGCTCTTTGCCACAGCCGGTAAAGCCGCCGGCGGTCCGTCTGACACTGAAAAACGATACTGGGTAGCCAATGCCGGCTACAACAGTATCGTGATCAGGAACAATGTGAATGTAGTATTGATAGAAGACAGTTCAACCCTGCTCAGTATTGAAGGGCCTGAACAGTGTACGCGCAATGTAGAATTGAAAGTGGAGAACAACACACTAACCATCTCGTCTAAGCGCGCAGCAGCAGGAAGACATATCACGGTGTATGTACCGGTGAGAAAGCTGCAACGCATTACGGTGAAAGGAGAATCCCAGGTGAAAACGATCGGTATCCTGGATTCGGAAAAGCTGCACCTGCGCATTGAAGGCGAGTGCCAGATCAATGTGTTGGTCCGCGGCCGTACCACAGTGGACAACGATGACGAGCATAGTTTTGGATACCTTGTACATAAACGGTTTTCCCTGAGAAAAAAAGAATACAATGCATCTTATGATACAGCTGATCCTGACCATTGA
- a CDS encoding chromate transporter: protein MVLLRHIPFLKAVCIHSVSAFGGPQGHFGMVMKTFVHQRHDVSEQEVLEYNSFCQLLPGASSTQVLTLIGYKRGGIPLAILTLAIWIFPACFLMGLFSFILEYLDASSGQIPVFRYIQPMAVGFLAFAATKSFKLAIHNTITRVILVVSTIATFFLFKTPWIFPILIIAGGFVTNLSDKRIPQKGQVPKEIKWGNIWLFAILFLAAGLVSELARKNDWPNRRPLNLLENTYRFGSLVFGGGQVLIPMMYEQFVERPKSEMVIRKNQEKKDNVISIERNDFYTGAGIVRAIPGPVFSVSSFMGGMAMKDGGPGWQVLGCIIGSVFIFLPSALLVLFFFPIWHNLQRYAVVFRAIEGINAVVVGIMIASTAYMMKDITITEFETVSLLNIGVIIGTWLLLSFTRLPSPLIVFVAMLLGWLFPI from the coding sequence ATGGTGCTGCTACGTCATATACCATTTTTAAAGGCTGTTTGTATTCATAGCGTGTCGGCATTTGGTGGTCCGCAAGGACATTTTGGAATGGTGATGAAGACATTTGTGCATCAACGCCATGATGTGTCAGAACAGGAAGTGCTGGAATACAATTCATTTTGTCAACTGTTGCCGGGTGCCTCTTCTACCCAGGTACTGACCCTGATCGGTTATAAAAGAGGCGGCATCCCGCTGGCCATCCTGACCCTGGCCATCTGGATATTCCCCGCCTGCTTTCTCATGGGCCTCTTCTCTTTTATCCTGGAATACCTTGATGCTTCTTCCGGCCAGATCCCTGTCTTTCGTTATATCCAGCCGATGGCGGTTGGTTTCCTGGCCTTTGCTGCTACCAAGTCTTTCAAATTGGCTATTCATAATACTATCACCCGGGTGATCCTGGTGGTCAGTACTATTGCTACTTTTTTCCTGTTCAAAACACCCTGGATCTTTCCTATACTGATCATTGCCGGTGGTTTTGTCACCAATCTCAGTGATAAGCGGATCCCACAGAAAGGACAGGTACCTAAAGAGATCAAGTGGGGGAATATCTGGTTGTTTGCCATCCTATTCCTGGCGGCTGGTCTGGTATCGGAGCTGGCGCGGAAGAACGACTGGCCCAATCGCCGCCCGCTTAACCTCCTGGAGAATACTTATCGTTTCGGTAGTCTTGTCTTTGGCGGTGGCCAGGTGCTGATCCCCATGATGTACGAACAGTTTGTGGAACGACCGAAATCAGAAATGGTGATCCGGAAAAACCAGGAGAAAAAAGATAATGTGATCAGTATTGAAAGAAATGATTTTTACACCGGCGCCGGTATTGTCCGTGCTATCCCCGGACCGGTATTTTCGGTATCCTCTTTTATGGGTGGTATGGCGATGAAAGATGGTGGGCCTGGTTGGCAGGTGCTCGGTTGTATCATCGGATCTGTCTTTATCTTTCTGCCCAGTGCCCTGCTGGTATTGTTCTTCTTTCCCATCTGGCATAACCTGCAACGCTATGCTGTGGTGTTCCGGGCTATCGAAGGAATTAATGCCGTTGTGGTAGGGATCATGATTGCATCCACTGCTTATATGATGAAGGATATTACCATCACCGAATTTGAAACCGTCAGCCTGCTTAATATCGGGGTCATTATTGGTACCTGGCTTTTACTGAGTTTCACCCGCCTGCCTTCTCCACTGATCGTTTTTGTAGCCATGCTGCTGGGCTGGCTATTTCCAATCTGA
- a CDS encoding FeoA family protein — MKRLSELGTGSKAKILSFENNDLFLKLMEMGCVPGELVRVEQIAPLGDPISISVAGYNLSLRLNEADNIFVEELS; from the coding sequence ATGAAAAGATTATCAGAGCTGGGAACCGGTAGTAAGGCAAAGATCCTGTCCTTTGAGAACAATGACCTTTTCCTGAAACTGATGGAGATGGGTTGTGTACCTGGTGAACTGGTCCGTGTAGAACAGATAGCTCCTTTGGGTGATCCTATTTCAATCAGTGTGGCTGGTTACAACCTGAGCCTCCGCCTGAATGAAGCCGATAATATCTTTGTAGAAGAATTGTCCTAA
- the ybeY gene encoding rRNA maturation RNase YbeY has product MMMTKPSSVVSFHYLVPVSLKERTRLQAFIVQLFKKEKKALGGLTYIFCSDDYLLEINKQYLQHDYFTDIITFDLSTTPASIEGEIYISVDRVRDNAQQFNTSITRELHRVIFHGALHLCGYKDKTPKEEVLMRKMEDKYLRLYR; this is encoded by the coding sequence ATGATGATGACCAAGCCCAGTTCTGTTGTTAGTTTCCATTACCTGGTACCCGTAAGCCTGAAAGAAAGGACCCGCCTGCAAGCATTCATAGTCCAGTTATTCAAGAAGGAGAAGAAAGCCCTGGGAGGGTTGACCTATATCTTCTGTTCGGACGACTACCTCCTGGAGATCAATAAGCAGTACTTGCAGCACGACTATTTCACGGACATTATCACTTTCGACCTATCCACTACTCCTGCATCCATTGAGGGGGAAATCTATATCAGTGTAGATAGGGTACGGGACAATGCCCAACAGTTTAATACCAGCATTACCCGGGAACTGCACAGGGTAATCTTCCATGGAGCCCTCCACCTCTGTGGTTACAAGGACAAAACCCCTAAGGAAGAAGTGTTAATGAGGAAGATGGAGGATAAGTACCTTCGACTATATCGATAA
- the mnmG gene encoding tRNA uridine-5-carboxymethylaminomethyl(34) synthesis enzyme MnmG gives MIFPQYDVIVVGAGHAGCEAAAAAANLGSKVLLITMNMQTIAQMSCNPAMGGIAKGQIVREVDALGGYSGIVTDISMIQFRMLNRSKGPAMWSPRAQSDRMLFAQTWREKLEQTPNVDFYQDMVRSILIKNNRACGVITGMGHEIVSTSVVVTSGTFLNGVIHIGEKKFGGGRVAEKAATGITEQLVELGFEADRLKTGTPPRIDGRSLDYSKMEEQKGDEDIVGFSYTNTQKPTTQRSCWITYTNQKVHDLLKTGFDRSPMYTGRIEGTGPRYCPSIEDKINRFAERDRHQLFIEPEGWNTVEIYVNGFSTSLPEEVQNQALRQVPGFENVRIFRPGYAIEYDYFPPTQLKHSLETKLISNLFFAGQINGTTGYEEAACQGLMAGINAHQRSRELDPFILKRSDAYIGVLIDDLISKGTEEPYRMFTSRAEFRTLLRQDNADLRLTEMSYRLGLASQERMDAVIAKRNGAESIKQLLKEISVEPAEAADFLQSHNSAPLTQKQKAIQLLLRPNISLTNMIKGIPSLHNNFDQYSRETLEQAEIQIKYEVYIEKEKEIVSRMNQLEDLLIPENFDYDRVSALSNEAMQKFKKIKPRTLGQASRISGVNPSDVQILMVFMNR, from the coding sequence ATGATATTCCCCCAATATGATGTTATAGTAGTCGGCGCCGGTCATGCTGGTTGTGAAGCAGCAGCAGCAGCAGCAAACCTTGGTTCAAAGGTCCTGCTGATCACCATGAATATGCAGACCATTGCCCAGATGAGTTGTAACCCGGCTATGGGTGGTATTGCCAAAGGTCAGATAGTCCGGGAGGTAGATGCCCTCGGCGGTTACTCCGGTATTGTCACTGATATCAGTATGATCCAGTTCCGGATGCTGAACCGTTCCAAAGGACCCGCCATGTGGAGCCCCCGTGCTCAAAGTGACCGGATGCTCTTTGCCCAAACCTGGCGGGAAAAGCTGGAACAGACCCCCAATGTAGATTTCTACCAGGACATGGTCAGGTCAATCCTTATAAAAAACAACAGGGCCTGCGGTGTAATAACCGGCATGGGCCATGAAATAGTCTCTACATCCGTAGTAGTCACCAGTGGAACCTTCCTCAATGGTGTGATCCATATCGGGGAGAAGAAATTCGGAGGTGGTAGAGTAGCTGAAAAGGCAGCCACCGGTATCACCGAACAACTGGTAGAATTAGGCTTTGAGGCAGATCGGCTCAAGACCGGTACCCCTCCCCGTATTGATGGCCGCAGCCTGGACTATTCCAAAATGGAAGAACAAAAAGGAGACGAAGATATCGTCGGCTTTTCCTATACCAATACCCAGAAGCCAACTACCCAACGTAGCTGCTGGATCACCTATACCAACCAGAAAGTGCATGATCTTCTCAAGACCGGATTCGACAGAAGCCCCATGTACACCGGAAGGATTGAAGGAACCGGTCCCCGCTACTGCCCCAGTATAGAAGATAAGATCAACCGCTTTGCGGAAAGAGACAGACACCAGCTATTCATAGAACCAGAAGGATGGAATACCGTTGAGATTTATGTCAATGGCTTCTCCACCTCACTTCCGGAAGAAGTACAGAACCAGGCTTTGCGCCAGGTACCGGGATTTGAGAACGTTCGCATCTTCCGCCCTGGCTATGCTATTGAATATGATTACTTCCCTCCTACCCAGCTCAAACATTCCCTCGAAACCAAACTGATCAGCAATCTTTTCTTTGCCGGTCAGATCAATGGCACTACAGGTTATGAAGAAGCTGCCTGCCAGGGACTGATGGCTGGTATCAATGCACACCAGCGTTCAAGGGAACTGGATCCTTTTATTCTTAAAAGAAGCGATGCCTATATTGGTGTACTGATCGATGACCTCATCAGCAAAGGCACCGAAGAACCTTACCGGATGTTTACTTCCCGGGCAGAGTTCAGGACCCTGCTTCGCCAGGACAATGCTGATCTGCGCTTAACAGAGATGAGTTACCGCTTAGGTCTCGCCTCCCAGGAAAGAATGGATGCCGTCATCGCCAAACGGAATGGCGCCGAAAGTATCAAACAGCTCCTCAAAGAGATCTCCGTTGAACCTGCAGAAGCGGCAGACTTTCTTCAATCCCACAATTCAGCACCTCTTACCCAGAAACAAAAAGCTATTCAGTTACTGCTTCGCCCAAATATCAGTCTTACTAATATGATCAAAGGCATTCCTTCACTGCACAACAATTTTGATCAATACTCCCGGGAGACCCTTGAACAGGCAGAAATACAGATCAAGTATGAGGTCTATATTGAAAAAGAAAAAGAGATTGTATCGAGAATGAACCAGCTGGAAGACTTACTCATTCCAGAGAACTTTGATTACGATCGGGTGTCCGCGCTATCGAATGAAGCCATGCAGAAATTCAAGAAGATAAAACCAAGAACATTGGGTCAGGCCAGCAGGATCAGTGGTGTAAATCCAAGCGACGTACAGATCCTGATGGTGTTCATGAACCGCTGA
- the nadD gene encoding nicotinate (nicotinamide) nucleotide adenylyltransferase gives MNVGLYFGSFNPIHHGHLIIASYMVQQPSLDQVWFVVSPQNPLKPSGSLLNENQRLYLVQAAVEGESKLKVSDIEFRLPKPSYTVNTLAYLQEKYPNHHFSVIIGSDSYQNLPRWKNYSYILQHHTLYVYQRPGHEVKEAFPGSTTHILPAPMLEISSTYVRQLIREGKSIRYLVPEKVMEEIDRNGYYRN, from the coding sequence ATGAATGTAGGTTTATACTTCGGCTCCTTCAATCCTATTCACCATGGCCACCTGATCATTGCCAGTTATATGGTGCAGCAGCCTTCGCTGGATCAGGTATGGTTTGTAGTCTCCCCCCAGAATCCCCTTAAGCCTTCCGGCAGCCTATTGAATGAAAATCAACGCCTATACCTGGTTCAGGCAGCAGTAGAAGGGGAGTCTAAACTGAAGGTTTCTGATATAGAGTTCCGGTTGCCCAAACCTTCTTATACAGTCAACACCCTGGCTTACCTCCAGGAAAAATACCCCAACCATCATTTTTCGGTGATCATAGGCAGCGACAGCTACCAGAACCTGCCCCGCTGGAAGAACTATTCCTATATCCTGCAGCATCATACCCTGTATGTTTACCAGCGACCGGGCCATGAAGTGAAAGAAGCTTTCCCGGGATCAACCACCCATATCCTGCCAGCACCCATGCTGGAGATCTCCTCCACCTACGTCCGCCAGCTGATCCGCGAGGGTAAGTCGATCAGGTACCTGGTTCCTGAAAAGGTAATGGAGGAAATTGATCGCAACGGGTACTATCGTAATTGA
- a CDS encoding two-component regulator propeller domain-containing protein encodes MYRLLIYIIALLLLPGLQHAQPKRYVFTRLSVKDGLASDHVYSILQDKKGFMWFGTANGLQRFDGRKTVMFRSSMGTEKYLPPVGISQVFQDTCGQFWVRSGNEVGIFDPTSFRYKKPVIRITRDLSPRSDFILWQDRKGGVFLIITRYGILSYNPANNSFEQNEQRIRTPRNWNVTALAEDPRNGQYWMAADSGLAVFDPEHKTLSYHSQNPRQLPILQEKLFTRPITTLFIDSRHRFWIATWPAEEEYYHCYDLRTNQFLPDAAGMEQDDGNYAELRGFTEQSNGQLWAYGRMKLLEHDSALHRFHYIRDRHIEDFGMRYDFVHCFFEDREKNIWLGTDKGIYIFNPGRQLFNSVGLRHTMEAGPRKDLAVTSLLEIGGGKLLVGSWGLGPLLYDSQFVKIPNRILEGSGGDGNYTMVWDMELENRTGLVWIGCQMGRLILYDPVSQRTQFYKVPAAQGKTIRQVLQDKAGNIWLATQYGHVLRWDRSVDHGKNFLQGFKLIQQLNTIVYKMRLDREGYIWIATHNKGLYKIDPYSGALVSHYHSRKGEGQSLFSDVVSDFVPYNDSLVYIANNIIDVLNIRTGQVRHLTTDNGLPNATCRSLELDNDGNLWIGMLNGICRYNPRRHIFTLFGLRDGIIDAGFEENGSLKMDNGRMVFGNPHDFVYFDPATVYSSPSPLDVSITDFKLFNSYLPPDSIMKLDKVRLKYTQNSITIEFAALSFLQRDKTVYYYWMEGVDKDWIRADQGLFANYSLLPPGPYTFKLKCENADGLESRNITTLHIDIAPPFWQTWWFITLIGMAVAAVIYGIHRIRVNRLLDMEKVRTRIARDLHDDMGSTLSTINILSEMAKMKVTKDVEKTSEYLNKISDNSSRMMEAMDDIVWSINPMNDSMQRVTARMREFATGVLEARNIDVNFRVDDEIVDLKLDMEARRDIFLIFKEAVNNLAKYAQCRNATIDISVNRHTLLMKIQDDGIGFDVQSADSGNGLINMKKRAQSLNGQLKVDSVPGAGTRVVLEVPLT; translated from the coding sequence TTGTATCGTTTACTAATTTATATCATTGCCCTGCTGCTGTTGCCCGGTCTCCAGCATGCACAACCCAAACGTTATGTATTTACCCGTTTGTCGGTAAAGGATGGGCTGGCCTCAGACCATGTGTATTCTATCCTGCAGGACAAAAAAGGTTTTATGTGGTTCGGCACGGCCAATGGCCTGCAGCGCTTTGACGGCCGCAAGACCGTCATGTTCCGTTCTTCCATGGGCACTGAAAAATACCTGCCACCGGTAGGCATTTCCCAGGTATTCCAGGATACCTGCGGACAGTTCTGGGTCCGCTCAGGAAATGAGGTGGGCATTTTTGATCCCACCAGCTTCCGGTATAAAAAGCCGGTGATCCGGATCACCCGCGATCTGTCGCCCCGATCAGACTTCATTTTATGGCAGGACAGGAAGGGCGGGGTCTTCCTGATCATCACGCGGTATGGTATTCTATCCTACAATCCGGCCAACAACAGCTTTGAACAGAATGAACAGCGGATCCGGACGCCCCGTAACTGGAATGTAACCGCCCTTGCTGAAGACCCCCGCAATGGACAATATTGGATGGCCGCCGATTCCGGGCTGGCCGTTTTTGATCCGGAACACAAAACCCTGTCCTATCATTCCCAGAATCCACGGCAGCTGCCCATCCTGCAGGAAAAGTTATTTACCAGGCCCATTACTACTCTTTTTATAGATAGCCGGCACCGGTTCTGGATAGCCACCTGGCCAGCCGAAGAAGAATATTACCATTGTTATGATCTCCGGACCAACCAGTTCCTGCCGGACGCAGCCGGAATGGAACAGGATGATGGCAACTATGCAGAGCTGCGGGGTTTTACAGAACAGTCCAACGGACAACTCTGGGCCTATGGCCGGATGAAACTACTGGAACATGATTCTGCCTTACACCGGTTCCATTATATCCGTGACAGACACATTGAGGATTTCGGCATGCGCTATGATTTTGTGCATTGCTTTTTTGAGGACCGGGAAAAAAATATCTGGCTGGGGACCGACAAAGGCATTTATATTTTCAACCCCGGCCGCCAGCTCTTCAACAGCGTTGGCCTCCGGCATACGATGGAAGCGGGTCCAAGGAAAGACCTGGCCGTTACCTCCCTCCTGGAGATCGGGGGCGGAAAGTTATTAGTGGGATCCTGGGGACTGGGACCCTTGCTCTATGATAGCCAGTTTGTAAAAATTCCCAACCGCATCCTGGAAGGTTCAGGTGGTGATGGCAATTATACCATGGTATGGGATATGGAGCTGGAAAACAGGACCGGCCTCGTTTGGATTGGCTGCCAGATGGGCCGGCTGATCCTCTATGATCCCGTCAGCCAGCGGACCCAATTTTATAAAGTGCCGGCAGCCCAGGGGAAAACCATCCGCCAGGTGCTGCAGGACAAGGCAGGCAATATCTGGCTGGCCACCCAATATGGTCATGTGCTGAGATGGGACCGAAGTGTGGACCATGGCAAAAATTTCCTGCAGGGTTTCAAGCTGATCCAGCAGCTGAATACCATTGTCTACAAAATGCGGCTGGACCGCGAAGGCTATATCTGGATCGCTACCCATAATAAAGGGCTCTACAAAATAGATCCGTACTCAGGTGCATTGGTCAGCCATTATCATTCCCGTAAAGGCGAAGGGCAGTCGCTCTTCTCCGATGTGGTGAGTGATTTTGTTCCCTACAATGATAGCCTGGTCTATATCGCAAATAATATAATAGATGTTTTAAATATAAGAACGGGGCAGGTGCGTCATCTTACTACCGACAATGGTTTACCCAATGCCACCTGTCGCAGCCTGGAGCTGGACAATGACGGCAATCTCTGGATCGGCATGCTGAATGGTATCTGCCGGTACAACCCCCGCCGCCATATTTTTACCCTTTTCGGTTTACGTGACGGGATCATTGATGCCGGCTTTGAGGAGAACGGTTCGCTGAAAATGGACAATGGCCGGATGGTCTTCGGCAATCCGCATGATTTTGTCTACTTTGATCCCGCTACTGTTTATAGCAGCCCCTCGCCGCTGGACGTGAGCATCACCGATTTCAAGCTGTTCAACAGTTACCTGCCGCCGGATTCCATTATGAAGCTGGACAAAGTGCGACTGAAGTATACGCAAAACAGCATCACCATTGAGTTTGCAGCGCTGAGTTTCCTGCAGCGCGACAAAACCGTTTACTATTACTGGATGGAAGGCGTGGACAAGGACTGGATCCGGGCTGATCAGGGACTGTTTGCCAATTATTCCCTGTTGCCTCCCGGCCCTTATACTTTCAAGCTCAAGTGCGAAAATGCTGACGGTCTTGAATCCAGGAATATCACTACCCTGCATATAGACATCGCCCCCCCTTTCTGGCAAACCTGGTGGTTCATCACCCTGATTGGTATGGCGGTGGCCGCCGTTATTTACGGGATCCACCGGATCCGGGTGAACCGGCTGCTGGACATGGAAAAAGTGCGGACCCGTATTGCCCGCGACCTTCATGATGATATGGGTTCTACCCTCAGTACCATTAATATCCTGAGTGAGATGGCCAAGATGAAAGTGACCAAAGATGTAGAGAAAACCAGCGAATACCTCAACAAGATCAGTGATAACAGCAGTCGCATGATGGAAGCGATGGACGATATAGTCTGGAGCATCAATCCCATGAACGACAGCATGCAGCGGGTAACGGCGCGGATGCGGGAATTTGCCACGGGTGTCCTGGAGGCAAGGAATATTGATGTCAATTTCCGGGTAGATGATGAGATCGTGGACCTGAAACTGGATATGGAAGCCCGGCGGGATATATTCCTGATCTTCAAGGAAGCGGTCAACAACCTGGCCAAGTATGCCCAGTGCCGGAACGCCACTATTGATATCTCGGTCAATCGCCATACCCTCCTGATGAAGATCCAGGATGACGGGATCGGGTTTGATGTGCAGTCGGCCGACAGTGGCAACGGCCTGATCAACATGAAAAAGCGGGCACAGTCGCTCAACGGTCAGCTGAAAGTGGATTCCGTTCCGGGCGCCGGCACCCGGGTAGTGCTGGAGGTACCGCTGACATGA